A genomic segment from Bradyrhizobium sp. CB1015 encodes:
- a CDS encoding phenylacetate--CoA ligase family protein, with amino-acid sequence MFEGARREIEYAYDNVAFFRAHMEVRGLTPGDIRAPGDMALIPPTRKADYRRNYPAGVLARGYTLNDPKVLRFQSSGNSGERLNSAILLYDLARRQATSLAVNRRFDTLWRPGARPRACRYAPPNCSDVECATGLSSMADRVLADGTLVLPVAHDLLATPPYLVQQALDEIAAHDPEMLVVDPTHLAFLIRRARETGRSIRSSRKLHVICGYTLLTQVARRQIAAFLGTDVPIADMLGMSELGYLGFECHEGNRHINNQDFYVEFLTPVGPAAPGSVGELVVTTIGDALLPRIRYATGDLYRLVGTSCSCGSDLPVVRMEGRASQVMHGLDGSMLTPLAVDEIVGEAPFIDVYRFEQDEAGKCVFRYIPGGAADRQSKQLLKQNLADALGGAAIELAETRYIPADRSGKFLSCISTLSSGGYH; translated from the coding sequence ATGTTTGAAGGTGCGCGTCGGGAGATTGAGTACGCCTACGACAATGTGGCGTTCTTCCGCGCGCACATGGAGGTGCGCGGTCTCACCCCCGGAGACATTCGCGCGCCCGGCGACATGGCCCTGATTCCGCCGACCCGGAAAGCGGACTACAGGCGCAACTACCCTGCCGGCGTTCTTGCGCGCGGCTACACTCTCAACGATCCCAAGGTCTTGCGCTTTCAGAGCTCCGGCAATTCGGGTGAGCGACTGAACAGTGCCATTCTTCTTTACGATCTCGCCCGGCGTCAGGCCACAAGCCTAGCTGTTAATCGTAGATTCGACACACTGTGGCGTCCCGGGGCTAGGCCGCGGGCGTGCCGGTACGCGCCGCCAAACTGCTCGGATGTCGAATGCGCGACGGGGCTCTCGAGTATGGCCGACCGGGTACTGGCCGACGGCACGCTGGTATTGCCGGTAGCTCACGATTTGCTCGCGACGCCGCCGTATCTCGTCCAGCAAGCGCTCGACGAGATCGCAGCTCACGACCCCGAAATGCTAGTGGTCGATCCGACGCACCTCGCGTTCCTAATCCGGCGAGCACGAGAGACTGGACGTTCGATCCGCTCGTCTCGCAAGCTCCACGTGATATGCGGCTATACCTTACTCACGCAAGTAGCCCGCCGGCAGATTGCAGCCTTTCTCGGGACCGACGTGCCCATCGCGGACATGCTGGGAATGTCCGAACTCGGCTACCTGGGGTTCGAGTGCCATGAAGGCAATCGCCATATCAACAATCAGGATTTCTATGTTGAATTTCTGACGCCCGTCGGCCCGGCAGCGCCAGGGTCAGTTGGCGAGTTGGTCGTCACCACGATTGGCGACGCGCTTCTGCCGCGTATCCGTTATGCGACGGGCGACCTGTACCGGCTTGTCGGCACATCGTGCTCGTGCGGATCCGATTTGCCCGTTGTTCGCATGGAAGGACGTGCGAGCCAAGTGATGCACGGCCTTGACGGCTCAATGCTGACGCCCCTCGCTGTGGACGAAATCGTGGGCGAAGCGCCCTTTATCGACGTTTACAGGTTTGAGCAGGACGAGGCTGGCAAGTGCGTGTTTCGCTATATCCCTGGCGGGGCAGCCGATCGTCAATCCAAGCAGCTGCTGAAGCAGAATCTGGCCGACGCGCTCGGTGGGGCAGCTATTGAGCTTGCCGAAACGCGATACATTCCGGCCGACCGAAGCGGCAAGTTTCTATCCTGCATATCGACGTTGTCAAGCGGAGGATATCATTGA
- a CDS encoding aminotransferase class V-fold PLP-dependent enzyme yields MSGSCNKLQEDFPALSRDIDGRKLIYLDNAATTLKPLAVIDAITHYYATNGANIHRGKHRLSSEASDAYEEARVLVAQHIGAFANEIIFVKNTTEALNLVAQGIGLTAADSIVGCVDAHHSQILPWKRVAMLHLARMGADGQIDLEHLRDLLRTRPKVVALTHCSNVTGVVQPIAEIARQVREVCDAAIVLDAAQSLPHERLNVGEMDVDFVAFSAHKMLGPTGVGCLYGRFEQLSRLAPMAVGGGMVDWVDEREHIARALPQRLEAGTPPIADVIGFGAAIRYLGGLDNRVRLRHAEALSRALIQATLARPYLRVVGPPHARHRHPIVSVQLSGNMPAGEIARLLSDSYGIMCRSGFLCAQPLVQALAGAEVLRFSAYIYNDAAEIDYVYAALDELAQCMGVRC; encoded by the coding sequence TTGAGTGGAAGCTGCAACAAACTGCAGGAAGACTTCCCCGCTCTCTCGCGCGATATTGACGGGCGGAAATTGATTTACCTCGATAATGCGGCGACGACACTTAAACCGTTGGCCGTCATAGATGCCATCACCCACTACTACGCCACAAACGGCGCAAACATACACCGCGGCAAGCATCGTCTATCGTCCGAGGCGTCAGACGCTTATGAGGAGGCGCGTGTTCTAGTAGCGCAACATATTGGCGCGTTTGCGAACGAGATCATCTTTGTCAAGAACACAACCGAGGCGCTCAACTTGGTCGCGCAAGGCATCGGATTGACTGCGGCAGATTCGATCGTCGGCTGCGTGGACGCTCATCATTCCCAGATCCTTCCATGGAAACGCGTTGCAATGCTGCATCTGGCGCGTATGGGTGCCGACGGTCAGATCGATCTGGAACATCTTCGCGACTTGCTTCGAACTAGGCCTAAAGTTGTCGCGCTCACGCACTGCTCAAACGTCACCGGCGTGGTCCAGCCGATTGCGGAAATCGCCAGGCAGGTTAGAGAGGTCTGTGATGCAGCAATCGTGCTGGATGCGGCCCAGTCGCTTCCCCATGAGCGGCTCAATGTCGGAGAAATGGATGTCGACTTCGTTGCATTCTCTGCACACAAGATGCTGGGCCCGACCGGCGTAGGATGCCTGTACGGGCGTTTCGAGCAGCTCTCGAGACTGGCTCCCATGGCCGTTGGAGGCGGAATGGTGGACTGGGTCGACGAAAGAGAGCATATCGCGAGGGCTCTACCCCAGCGCCTCGAAGCTGGAACGCCGCCAATCGCCGACGTGATCGGCTTCGGAGCAGCGATACGCTACCTGGGCGGCCTCGATAATCGTGTGCGCTTGCGGCACGCCGAAGCACTCAGCCGGGCTCTGATCCAGGCCACGCTTGCGCGGCCATACCTGCGCGTGGTCGGTCCGCCGCATGCCAGGCACCGTCACCCGATCGTGTCCGTCCAGCTCAGCGGCAATATGCCTGCTGGGGAGATTGCGCGCCTTCTGAGCGATTCTTACGGCATCATGTGCCGCAGCGGCTTCCTGTGCGCACAGCCTCTGGTGCAGGCGCTCGCGGGCGCGGAGGTTCTACGGTTCTCCGCCTACATCTACAACGACGCTGCCGAGATTGATTATGTTTACGCTGCGCTGGATGAACTCGCGCAATGCATGGGCGTTCGCTGCTGA
- a CDS encoding 4'-phosphopantetheinyl transferase — MNESATLVSSWLGSVAPHGTAVAAGAIGPAVAFDDSEHAAVAHAIGKRRDEFLTGRSLARRALDELGCPAVAIPVGDRRMPVWPRGYVGSISHSGGLCVAHVGRSGNLASIGIDIELVGALEPDLVRHVCSPEEWAALERNRISDIDPGTLYFSGKEAVYKAYFPVTRAFLDYTDVWLQIDWAQGCFEAQINFGKPSISDGWKVAGRFSRIGDHIVTAVWIERRLT; from the coding sequence ATGAATGAATCGGCGACATTGGTGAGCTCTTGGCTCGGATCGGTTGCACCACACGGTACTGCAGTGGCTGCAGGTGCGATCGGCCCGGCAGTGGCCTTTGACGACTCCGAACACGCCGCCGTTGCGCACGCGATTGGAAAGCGCCGTGATGAATTCCTGACCGGCCGTTCACTCGCCCGTCGGGCGCTTGATGAACTAGGGTGCCCGGCGGTCGCAATTCCAGTAGGCGACCGACGTATGCCCGTCTGGCCTCGGGGTTATGTCGGATCCATCAGCCACTCTGGCGGACTATGCGTCGCACATGTCGGTCGCAGCGGGAATCTTGCGAGCATCGGAATTGATATTGAGTTGGTTGGTGCACTGGAGCCAGATTTGGTCCGGCACGTGTGTTCGCCGGAAGAATGGGCAGCACTCGAGCGCAACCGTATATCGGACATTGACCCGGGGACACTATACTTCTCGGGGAAGGAGGCAGTCTATAAGGCATATTTCCCCGTGACGCGCGCGTTCCTTGATTATACAGACGTTTGGCTCCAGATTGACTGGGCGCAAGGGTGCTTTGAGGCGCAAATCAACTTTGGCAAGCCGAGCATATCCGACGGGTGGAAAGTTGCAGGCCGATTCAGCCGGATTGGCGACCACATTGTAACTGCCGTGTGGATAGAACGTCGGCTGACCTGA
- a CDS encoding DUF2958 domain-containing protein: MKTGSLLTVSDRVELLVNALHPDTDHRPVVKLFTPDAGATFLLTECDPDEPDRLFGLCDLGLGCPELGYVSLAEIMEVRGRLGLPVERDLHFVADKPLSAYADEARAKGRIVT; encoded by the coding sequence GTGAAGACGGGCTCCCTGCTGACAGTCTCTGACCGCGTCGAGCTTCTCGTGAATGCCCTTCATCCGGACACCGATCACCGGCCCGTGGTGAAGCTATTTACGCCAGATGCCGGCGCGACATTTCTTCTCACCGAATGCGATCCGGATGAACCGGATCGGCTGTTCGGCCTCTGCGATCTCGGCCTCGGCTGCCCCGAACTCGGCTACGTCAGCCTTGCGGAAATCATGGAGGTCCGAGGTCGCCTCGGACTTCCGGTCGAGCGAGACCTTCATTTCGTCGCGGACAAGCCACTCTCAGCTTATGCCGACGAAGCGCGGGCAAAGGGACGGATTGTCACCTGA
- a CDS encoding PGN_0703 family putative restriction endonuclease, whose product MIITASEIFMQTTPTVFASTTPLPRVPLVPEDVARRNNVFFEIDTRFRRAARLLQCLWLKDRGIPTGHHVRGDGEDAITMELHSYLSRDAARAGRNFLSPEIHALVRRELLMREEGAAIDEDRLFGNALSSMPLTFNLFGPMALDLNLATAALRQLLPGFVHQVTGFVFEHSPGRRQERFLNDGTAFDLAIRIVTPEGEDGTIFVEVKYSEDMSGPAARLRDRYDEASRSVGLFVDPDSPMLRSLALEQLWREHMLAQLTVDQGLTPRAMFITIGPRLNRRVMAAFRVYENELIDADDQHANRVAFQAFTLENFIDALAEVGADGLAHDLWGRYVDFERVYHLALGEYLEKPSSHAIAAPLAPPSSKDAEASLQKAVTSTTAKRATNSKTQKASGAPQ is encoded by the coding sequence ATGATCATAACTGCGAGCGAGATTTTCATGCAAACGACACCCACCGTCTTCGCCAGCACTACGCCTCTCCCCCGAGTTCCTCTCGTCCCTGAAGACGTCGCCCGCCGCAACAACGTCTTTTTCGAAATCGACACGCGCTTCCGCCGCGCCGCCCGTCTTCTTCAATGCTTGTGGCTAAAAGATCGGGGCATCCCCACCGGCCATCACGTTCGCGGCGATGGCGAGGACGCCATCACGATGGAGCTTCATTCATATCTCAGCCGCGACGCTGCGCGGGCCGGTCGAAATTTCCTCTCCCCGGAAATCCATGCCCTCGTTCGTCGCGAGTTGCTGATGCGGGAGGAAGGCGCCGCCATCGACGAAGATCGACTGTTTGGCAACGCCCTTAGCTCCATGCCGCTGACCTTCAACCTGTTTGGGCCCATGGCCCTCGACCTCAACCTTGCCACCGCCGCTCTGCGCCAGTTGCTGCCAGGCTTCGTCCACCAGGTGACAGGTTTCGTCTTCGAGCACTCACCTGGCCGCCGCCAAGAACGTTTTCTCAATGACGGCACTGCCTTCGACCTCGCCATCCGCATCGTCACCCCCGAAGGCGAAGACGGGACTATCTTCGTCGAGGTGAAGTACTCGGAGGACATGTCGGGGCCCGCGGCCAGGCTCCGGGATCGTTACGACGAAGCTTCCCGCTCTGTCGGTCTCTTCGTCGACCCGGACAGCCCGATGCTCCGTTCGTTGGCGCTGGAGCAGCTTTGGCGTGAGCATATGCTGGCCCAACTGACCGTCGACCAAGGCCTCACCCCGCGGGCCATGTTCATTACGATCGGGCCTCGGCTCAATCGCCGGGTCATGGCCGCCTTTCGAGTTTACGAAAACGAACTGATTGATGCCGACGACCAACACGCCAACCGTGTCGCATTTCAGGCCTTTACGCTGGAAAACTTCATCGACGCCCTTGCCGAGGTCGGGGCCGATGGCCTCGCCCACGACTTGTGGGGTCGCTACGTCGACTTCGAGCGCGTCTATCACCTCGCCTTGGGCGAATACCTCGAAAAGCCCTCGAGCCATGCCATCGCAGCACCGCTCGCCCCGCCTTCGTCCAAAGACGCCGAAGCGTCGCTTCAAAAAGCCGTAACCAGTACGACGGCCAAGCGAGCGACGAACAGCAAGACTCAAAAGGCTTCGGGAGCGCCCCAGTGA